In a genomic window of Gemmatimonadota bacterium:
- a CDS encoding IS4 family transposase, with product MARTARVRSQRARVTDRIHLGAIGKFFPMEDVDRILAETGRESRRHRQLPARVVFYYVIAMALLMDVSYGEVLRFLVEGLSRVTVGARRIRRTGRSAISMARARLGSAPLRRMVQERVQPIAGGRTRGAWYRGWRLVSVDGSTLDLADSEANSAAFGRPGASRGHSAFPQLRFVSLVENGTHVLFGTQLGAYTTGESRLAMSAVASLRPGMLCLADRGFFGFALWQAAASTGADLVWRVKKNQVLPCHRRLQDGSYLSRIYPSQADRRQDRKGVVVRVVEYRLEGVEDPEPLYRLLTTVLEEAKAPAKDLATLYHERWEIETAFDELKTHLRGRQIVLRSKTPELVEQEFYGLLLAHFAIRGLMHEAALKGDTDPDRLSFVHTFRVVRRKLPGFTAVPPSGAHAAP from the coding sequence ATGGCACGCACCGCTCGGGTTCGTTCGCAACGGGCACGGGTCACCGACCGGATTCATCTGGGAGCCATTGGGAAGTTCTTCCCGATGGAGGATGTGGATCGGATTCTCGCGGAGACGGGGCGCGAGAGTCGCCGCCATCGGCAGCTTCCCGCGCGCGTGGTGTTCTACTACGTGATCGCCATGGCGCTGCTGATGGACGTGTCCTATGGCGAGGTGTTGCGGTTCCTGGTCGAAGGTCTGTCCCGCGTCACGGTCGGGGCGCGGCGCATTCGGCGGACAGGCCGCTCGGCGATCTCGATGGCTCGCGCGCGGCTGGGCTCCGCGCCGCTGCGACGCATGGTGCAGGAGCGGGTGCAGCCGATCGCGGGGGGCCGGACGCGGGGGGCGTGGTACCGGGGTTGGCGCCTGGTGAGCGTCGATGGCAGCACATTGGACCTGGCGGACTCGGAGGCGAATAGCGCCGCCTTCGGGCGTCCCGGCGCGTCCCGTGGCCACAGCGCGTTCCCGCAACTGCGCTTCGTGTCCCTGGTCGAGAACGGGACGCACGTCTTGTTCGGGACCCAGCTTGGGGCGTACACCACGGGGGAGAGTCGCCTGGCGATGTCCGCGGTCGCCTCGCTGCGGCCTGGGATGCTGTGCCTCGCGGACCGAGGCTTTTTCGGCTTCGCGCTCTGGCAGGCGGCCGCTTCGACGGGGGCGGATCTGGTGTGGCGGGTGAAGAAGAATCAGGTCCTGCCCTGTCATCGACGCCTGCAGGACGGCTCCTATCTCAGCCGCATCTACCCGTCCCAGGCAGACCGTCGCCAGGATCGCAAGGGTGTCGTCGTCCGGGTCGTCGAGTACCGCCTCGAGGGCGTCGAAGACCCCGAGCCCTTGTATCGCTTGCTGACGACCGTGCTGGAGGAAGCGAAGGCGCCTGCGAAGGATCTCGCCACGCTCTATCACGAGCGGTGGGAGATCGAGACCGCATTCGATGAGCTCAAGACGCATCTGCGCGGTCGCCAGATCGTGCTGCGGAGCAAGACGCCAGAGCTGGTGGAGCAGGAGTTCTACGGGCTGCTCCTGGCGCACTTCGCCATCCGGGGGTTGATGCACGAAGCCGCGCTCAAGGGCGACACGGATCCCGACCGGCTCTCCTTCGTCCACACGTTCCGCGTCGTTCGCCGCAAGCTGCCCGGGTTCACCGCCGTTCCCCCCTCGGGAGCGCACGCGGCTCCATGA